From the genome of Triticum aestivum cultivar Chinese Spring chromosome 3B, IWGSC CS RefSeq v2.1, whole genome shotgun sequence, one region includes:
- the LOC123068901 gene encoding zinc finger CCCH domain-containing protein 2, with the protein MMMMSEGVSVPPWGNHLPVSGVDAGGGGGGDETPFLFAALRQYLPCNDVLGGAGAGAEDEDEAAAVAAAVDAYACDEFRMYDFKVRRCARGRSHDWTECPFAHPGEKARRRDPRKYHYSGTACPDFRKGGCKRGDACEYAHGVFECWLHPARYRTQPCKDGTACRRRVCFFAHTPDQLRAMPSQHSSPRSTPLSPLAESYDGSPLRRQAFESYLSKSIMSSSPTSTLLSSPPKSPPSESPPLSPDGAASFRRGSCGSWPGVGSPVNDVLASLRQLRLAKAQASPSGGWSGYPTSPAAYGSPKAAGLYSLPTTPMGAQTGASSFMPNLEPLNLRFLDDEEPVQRVESGRALREKVFERLSRDGAAPRSCEVGAGAGGPDVGWVSDLIN; encoded by the coding sequence ATGATGATGATGAGCGAGGGAGTGAGCGTGCCGCCGTGGGGCAACCACCTCCCGGTGAGCGGCgtcgacgccggcggcggcggaggcggcgacgagACGCCGTTCCTGTTCGCGGCGCTGCGCCAGTACCTGCCGTGCAACGACGTGctcggcggcgcgggcgcgggcgccgaggacgaggacgaggcggcggccgtggcggcCGCGGTGGACGCCTACGCCTGCGACGAGTTCCGCATGTACGACTTCAAGGTGCGCCGGTGCGCGCGCGGCCGCAGCCACGACTGGACCGAGTGCCCCTTCGCGCACCCGGGGGAGAAGGCGCGCCGCCGCGACCCGCGCAAGTACCACTACTCCGGCACCGCCTGCCCGGACTTCCGCAAGGGCGGCTGCAAGCGCGGGGACGCCTGCGAGTACGCGCACGGCGTCTTCGAGTGCTGGCTCCACCCGGCGCGCTACCGCACGCAGCCCTGCAAGGACggcaccgcctgccgccgccgcgtctGCTTCTTCGCCCACACCCCGGACCAGCTCCGCGCCATGCCGTCCCAGCACTCCAGCCCCAGGAGCACGCCCCTGTCGCCGCTCGCAGAGTCCTACGACGGCTCGCCGCTCCGTCGCCAGGCGTTCGAGAGCTACCTCAGCAAGAGCATCATGTCCTCCTCGCCCACCAGCACCCTGCTCTCCTCGCCGCCCAAGTCGCCCCCGTCCGAGTCGCCGCCATTGTCCCCCGACGGGGCCGCCTCCTTCCGCCGCGGCTCTTGCGGCTCTTGGCCCGGCGTTGGGTCGCCTGTCAATGACGTCCTCGCCTCGCTCCGCCAGCTGCGCCTCGCCAAGGCGCAGGCGTCGCCGTCCGGTGGGTGGTCCGGCTACCCCACCTCACCTGCCGCCTACGGCTCGCCCAAGGCCGCCGGCCTCTACAGTCTCCCCACCACCCCCATGGGCGCACAGACTGGCGCCTCCAGCTTCATGCCCAACCTGGAGCCACTGAACCTCCGCTTCCTCGACGACGAGGAGCCTGTCCAGAGGGTGGAGTCCGGGAGGGCCCTCCGCGAGAAGGTGTTCGAGCGGCTGAGCCGAGACGGCGCCGCACCGCGCAGCTGCGAGGTCGGTGCCGGAGCAGGAGGCCCCGACGTCGGCTGGGTCTCCGACCTCATCAACTGA